Below is a genomic region from Papilio machaon chromosome 11, ilPapMach1.1, whole genome shotgun sequence.
TTgctataaattgaattaataattgctTAAAAATCCAATTTGCTTGGGATTATCTCACATATATTCTcgtaatgtttttcatttttgaaattaaaattcaattaaacgCCAACAATCGGTTTAATTTTTACCGAGTCTACATAtccataaaacatatcaatattatttcaaacacaataaatacctgtgacaaataaataacgcatgttttttttaaataattttaacggtCTCTACAACATTGTACTTATGCTCTTTtctctgtaaaaaataattgtccaGAATTAAActagtatttatttagaagcaataaaatgtaaaacattaatttgtttatttttaattattataatggaTGAAAGTTAATTACTACAGCTTAATGTTAATCGTGATAGTTTTAATGCGTAAATTGTTTGCTTATAAAGCACCCAATTACAAtacgaaattaatattttgtattaaaggaactttttttaatgttataatcgtttttaattttaactgttcttaaattgtaattaaaactaCGTACACATGAACATCagcaataatttaatcatccaaaattttgaaacaaaaatgtaattatgactagaaatttaataaagtccaaaatacattgaaaacaagaaatatctttatttgttacatccATCAAATACCGCAGAGccaaagaataattaaaaccaTTCTAgactatatttttcttaaaataccTACTGTTAAATTGCtttgtaatgtaaattttataaaaaaaaaatggcaacatttgaattatattgCACAtagcaacatttttatattcttaattgaaataacaatTGTAATAGCACTGCcttaccttactaatatttatttaaaataattttcttcaaattGTGTACATAATGTAGAAAATTAGTTTAAGAATAAACTAGATATTTGGCATTGATTAGCTTTGGAagctattattaattatggcCTAAGCTccaaatagaaaaacaaaatttttattttatttttataataaaaaaaattgaaattgatagtgccttttatttaataccttattatttttcaatcctACTGAAATGGATGGTATGAGAgtaaaaaggaataaaacatatatctaAAAGTGACTTATGGCTACCACCagacttgttttattttaaatatccaaGAGcaatttaagtatattttcacTGGTGCAGCTGCAACATCACACAAATTACAGTTGCACTAGTGGAAAAATTATGGAAATATGACACTAGTTGAGATCCATTCTCATACATTATCTAAATAgtaaaacttgaaataaaactaaaaaaacattactataaaattatttattcaagtcTTTCAACACATTACATAACTaagcaaacaaaaataaatatttacattatctattagttttattaatatccttTGAGTCCTCGAAACCTTCTTCGGTTATCAAGCTGAAAGAGgcatcaaatataataataattgaaaagtaataaatatagacaacTAAACATTGACAGACTTATTCATCATAGTGCAGAATATTGCATCAGAAATTTTACTTCTAAATATGATGAATTTACATCatctctattttatatttatgtatgttcaTTTGTCTTGTTCACCAAAGTGGAAGGCATTGGGGTAAACTTTAGTCCAACAGTGGGCAGGCAAAGGcttataataatgatagatATAAATGGCTTACCAGCGACCTCTTGCATTCGAAAAAAATCTGCCGTAATTGATGACATTCATCAGAAATCTGTCCTTCCTTTAAACATTGCCTTGGAGTCTTCTTTTCCTAAAaacgttcaaacaaacatagtGTTACTTGGGGTATATGTAAATTTCTAATGAtgtgataaaaaaactaaccacTTTACAACAAgaactatttaataaacaaatcttaAGGTCGGCTCTTATAGAAGCACAGGCAGTGTTATCTGCTAATTTTACATCTTCAGGACCATACACAaccatttttatgtttatgtctCTAGATTACTTTTTGTTAGTTACACTTAGATACACCTTTTATTGTATTctcttgtataatattttgcacaaattttggttaaaaattataattattgttgacACTTGACAATTTGACAGTACAATAGTGATGTATTGTCGTGATAGTAACAATTAGACCATAGACAAGGACATCGGTGAATCAAATCGGagaaaactttgaattttaaggtTAAATCCttccctaaaacttaaaaatccttataagataaatgataatttacataatataaagttttttttgtcttattaCTTTGTAATTAACACCCTGTGGTACCaacaagtctatgacacggtaataataataccgtgagtgagagagatacagttatacacaattcctgtgacgtgacaaagacagggataactatcttccgtccctttctgcgtaccagggtttgggctttgtttggaacaaaggttgtcccctacaaacaacctaggttgtcccagacaaagtttgacattcgtgctatttttcgaaaattgtgagtacttagtggctgtaattgtgcaaaaatattttgatattacagttttagtaaggtaaagtttataaaacatggtatactgctgtatcgtcggttgtaaaagccgtagtgagcgaaaagagaaaaacataacctttcactcgtaagtactgaaactacgcacttattcacatgtattcatacaaaataaggaagaaaatacaaactagttgttctttacagtctttgtaataactaatatgttaaaatacgggtaaaatcagctaaaataaaatagtatttttcgaacattatgcgcccaaacgcagatgtcatttgtgtcaaataatatactgtagatctgggaaacaagcggccatattaaacttcttttcaaattggttggttattacccgtaaaaataataccaccatcttgttgtaaaaattaccctgaatttaggggaaataaattatagtatgtataatgtatataaatgaaacaattcacattttttataccattttcaacagatttcaaaaggagtttttaattctggtatatgctgtgtttttaaatatttgatactttcttatcccgttgatttt
It encodes:
- the LOC106709719 gene encoding cytochrome c oxidase assembly factor 5, with product MVVYGPEDVKLADNTACASIRADLKICLLNSSCCKVEKKTPRQCLKEGQISDECHQLRQIFFECKRSLLDNRRRFRGLKGY